Within Amedibacterium intestinale, the genomic segment TAAAAATATGTTTGAACAAAATCCAGAAGTCGTTCCTATGTTTGATATGGGACGTCAGGAAAATGGAGCACAGCCCAAAGCATTGGCTATGACTGTATTGGCAGCAGCACAAAATATTGATTCTTTAACAAACCTTCTTCCTGCTGTTGAAAAAATTGCAGTTAAGCATTGTGATTGCGGTGTAAAAGAAGAACATTATCCAATTGTAGGAAAACATCTTTTAGGGGCAATTAAAGAAGTTTTAAAAGATGGGGCAAGTGATGAAGTGCTAGATGCCTGGGCAAAAGCGTATGAGGTTATTGCGCAAGTATTCATTGAGAAAGAAAAAGAAATTTATACATCTCGTGTAAAATAGAGAAAGAATTTGTTGTTAATGTTATATGAAGATTAGGTTCTTGAAAAAGAGCCTTCTTTTTTATAGGGGATATAAAGAAGGATATTGCATATTTCTTTATATTTACTTGCATATAAACGTAAAAAAAGATAGAATGATAGAGCTGAGAGGAAGGATAGTATGCCATTAACTGCAGGAATTGTTGGATTGCCAAATGTAGGAAAATCCACGTTATTTAACGCAATTACAAAGAGTCAGGTAGAAGCTGCCAATTATCCATTCGCAACGATACAGCCAAACGTTGGGGTTGTAGAAGTGCCAGATGCACGTTTGGATCGATTGAGTGAAATTTGCCAGACAAAGAAAACAATTTATACAACATTTGAATTTACGGATATCGCTGGACTTGTGAAAGGTGCCAGCAAAGGAGAAGGTTTAGGAAACCAGTTTTTAAGCAACATTCGTCTAACAGATGCGATTTGTCATGTTGTTCGCTGTTTTGATGATGCGGATATTACGCATGTAGAAGGAAATGTAGATCCTATTCGTGATATTGAAATTATTAATCTGGAACTTATCATGGCAGATTTACAGACAGTAGAAAATCGCTTATCAAAAATCGAACGTAAAGCAATGACGAATAAAGATAAAGAAGCAATGGCAGAGGTTGCGGTACTTAAAAAAGTGCAGGAAGCTTTGGAAGCAGGAAAACCTGCCAGAAGTGTTGATTTAGATAAAGATGAATTATTTTTGATGAAGGCATTTTCTTTATTAACTTTAAAACCAATGATTTACATTGCGAATATGTCAGATATGGAGATTG encodes:
- the ychF gene encoding redox-regulated ATPase YchF: MPLTAGIVGLPNVGKSTLFNAITKSQVEAANYPFATIQPNVGVVEVPDARLDRLSEICQTKKTIYTTFEFTDIAGLVKGASKGEGLGNQFLSNIRLTDAICHVVRCFDDADITHVEGNVDPIRDIEIINLELIMADLQTVENRLSKIERKAMTNKDKEAMAEVAVLKKVQEALEAGKPARSVDLDKDELFLMKAFSLLTLKPMIYIANMSDMEIADPNSNPYYLKVKEFAETENNQVVPVCAKIEEELSGLDKEEKLEFLQELGIPESGLDKVIKAAYKILDLCTYFTAGVQECRAWTFRKGMLAPQCAGIIHTDFEKGFIRAECFKYTDIDELGSEQAVKEAGKLRLEGKDYEVQDGDVLHFRFNV
- a CDS encoding globin domain-containing protein, yielding MLDNKTIEIIKSTVPALKEHGLEITKTFYKNMFEQNPEVVPMFDMGRQENGAQPKALAMTVLAAAQNIDSLTNLLPAVEKIAVKHCDCGVKEEHYPIVGKHLLGAIKEVLKDGASDEVLDAWAKAYEVIAQVFIEKEKEIYTSRVK